A genomic stretch from Methylophilus medardicus includes:
- a CDS encoding Hsp20 family protein gives MRTYDLSPFYRTAIGFDRLAKMLNENQRNENEISYPPYNIELVDENTYKIVMAVAGFHQDELDIESEHQSLRVTGRKVKKEQQANYLHRGIATRDFEHKFQLADHVKVTHAHLENGLLTIALLREIPEALKPRKIQIGTTEHAPASFIEQKAAA, from the coding sequence ATGCGTACTTATGATTTAAGCCCTTTCTACAGAACTGCGATTGGTTTTGACCGCTTAGCTAAAATGCTTAACGAAAATCAGCGTAATGAAAATGAAATCAGCTACCCACCCTACAATATTGAACTGGTCGACGAAAACACTTACAAAATTGTCATGGCTGTCGCCGGATTTCATCAAGACGAGTTGGACATAGAAAGTGAACATCAGTCTTTACGCGTCACCGGCCGTAAAGTTAAAAAAGAGCAACAAGCCAATTATCTGCACCGAGGCATTGCCACGCGTGACTTCGAGCATAAATTTCAGCTGGCTGATCACGTTAAAGTCACCCATGCCCATCTCGAAAATGGCTTATTGACCATTGCATTATTACGCGAGATTCCTGAAGCGCTCAAACCGCGCAAAATTCAAATTGGCACCACAGAGCATGCGCCAGCCTCTTTTATCGAACAAAAGGCGGCCGCCTAA
- a CDS encoding EAL and HDOD domain-containing protein produces MSTSQHSIIGRQPIVNSQQEIIGYEFFFRNDQNGTNAPFEEDIQTCAKILSTTMDEMHENWLLGQQLAFINVDRLMLSSVFLELMPAEKTVLEVVNSVEVTAEIIERCRELKTNKFKIALDNPQHHAQLEALIPYADYIKLDMRDVDIVQATQWLKKYQATGCQLIAEKVEQNAQFTALLEAGYQQFQGYFYARPENLNSKVINPSFDGVLHLLNLVSQDAENKTIENGFKRDTTLSYKLLRYINSVGFGLSCEVQSIGHALTILGRNQLYRWLTLLMVTAGNNSSSPALMKTSITRGRLTELLGEPFFEKRDRDNLFVVGVFSLLDIMLKVPMENVLEKLQLPEAIVDALVRREGIFGPFLKLTEACEDANNEEILQLAAMLQLNPDKVNQCHMDALAWTEALGI; encoded by the coding sequence ATGTCTACGTCGCAACATAGTATTATTGGTCGTCAGCCAATTGTGAATAGTCAGCAAGAGATTATTGGTTACGAGTTCTTTTTCAGAAATGATCAGAATGGCACCAATGCGCCTTTTGAAGAGGATATTCAAACTTGCGCCAAAATTTTGTCCACAACGATGGATGAGATGCATGAGAATTGGTTACTCGGCCAGCAATTAGCCTTTATCAACGTTGACCGCCTGATGCTCAGTAGCGTGTTTTTGGAGTTAATGCCGGCAGAAAAAACCGTCCTCGAAGTGGTGAATTCAGTAGAAGTCACTGCTGAAATCATTGAGCGTTGTCGCGAGCTTAAAACAAACAAATTTAAAATTGCGCTAGACAACCCACAGCATCACGCGCAGCTAGAGGCATTAATCCCTTATGCCGATTACATCAAACTAGACATGCGCGATGTAGATATTGTACAAGCCACACAATGGTTAAAAAAATACCAAGCCACCGGTTGCCAGTTGATTGCCGAAAAAGTCGAGCAAAATGCGCAATTTACTGCTCTGTTAGAGGCGGGCTATCAACAGTTTCAGGGTTATTTTTATGCCAGACCAGAAAACCTGAATAGCAAAGTGATTAATCCAAGTTTTGACGGTGTATTGCATTTGCTGAATCTGGTGAGCCAGGATGCGGAAAACAAAACCATAGAAAATGGCTTCAAGCGCGACACCACCCTGAGTTATAAATTACTGCGCTACATTAATTCGGTAGGCTTTGGCCTGTCGTGCGAGGTGCAGTCGATCGGACACGCGTTGACGATTTTGGGCCGTAACCAGCTCTATCGTTGGTTGACTTTGTTGATGGTGACGGCTGGCAATAATAGTAGCTCCCCTGCCCTGATGAAAACGTCTATCACACGTGGCCGACTCACTGAACTGCTCGGGGAGCCTTTCTTTGAAAAGCGTGATCGCGATAATTTATTCGTGGTCGGTGTTTTTTCATTACTCGACATCATGCTCAAGGTGCCGATGGAAAATGTGCTCGAAAAATTGCAATTGCCAGAGGCGATCGTCGATGCCTTAGTGAGGCGTGAAGGCATTTTTGGTCCATTTTTGAAGCTGACAGAGGCCTGCGAAGATGCCAATAACGAAGAGATTTTGCAATTAGCGGCCATGCTACAACTCAACCCTGACAAGGTGAACCAGTGTCATATGGATGCGCTCGCTTGGACTGAAGCCTTGGGAATTTGA
- the glmS gene encoding glutamine--fructose-6-phosphate transaminase (isomerizing), producing the protein MCGIVGAVSTRNIVPLLIEGLSRLEYRGYDSAGIAILNQHIERARAVGRVSELALKAEGMHGTVGIGHTRWATHGGVTEQNAHPHVSPAQDQAQIAVVHNGIIENHDEQRDRLKALGYQFYSQTDTEVIAHLVHHYYQQSHDLLTAVKKAIAELTGAYAISVIALDQPTKMVVARLGCPLLIGLGEGENFVASDVSAVLSATRKVIYLEDGDVATLQTDSVVIIDKQDEVVSRKIHLSDVSLASLELGPYSHFMQKEIYEQPRAISDTIEALIDDGAFRSELFGQSAAAVLSKVDSVLILAAGTSYYAGLTAKYWLESIAKIPTSVEIASEYRYRESVPNPNQLIVTISQSGETLDTMEALKHAQKLGHRHSLAICNVQESAIPRASSLIFYTRAGAEIGVASTKAFTTQLIALFVLAVTLSKVRGLLTEAQEQQYLSDLRQLTGSVQIALNLEPQIREWAHRFGDKEHALFLGRGIHYPIAMEGALKLKEISYIHAEAYPAGELKHGPLALVDNNMPVVVIAPNDALLEKVKSNMQEVKARGGELFVFADADSHFKESEGVHVIRTPRHVGVLSPILHVIPVQLLAYHVALLKGTDVDKPRNLAKSVTVE; encoded by the coding sequence ATGTGTGGGATTGTCGGTGCGGTTTCAACTAGAAATATCGTTCCACTCTTGATTGAGGGGTTAAGTCGACTAGAGTATCGTGGCTATGATTCGGCAGGGATCGCAATACTCAACCAGCACATAGAGCGTGCACGGGCGGTAGGTCGCGTTTCGGAGTTGGCGCTAAAAGCAGAAGGCATGCACGGCACCGTTGGCATTGGCCATACCCGATGGGCAACGCATGGGGGTGTCACTGAACAGAACGCGCACCCACACGTATCCCCTGCGCAAGATCAGGCACAGATCGCAGTGGTACATAACGGTATTATCGAAAATCACGATGAACAAAGAGACCGCTTAAAAGCACTCGGCTATCAGTTTTATTCGCAAACGGATACCGAGGTGATTGCGCATTTGGTGCATCACTATTACCAACAATCTCATGATTTATTAACCGCTGTAAAAAAAGCCATTGCAGAGTTGACCGGTGCGTATGCCATTAGTGTGATCGCGTTGGATCAGCCGACCAAAATGGTGGTTGCGCGCCTCGGTTGTCCCTTGTTAATAGGACTGGGTGAGGGCGAAAACTTTGTGGCCTCTGATGTCTCGGCGGTGTTGTCAGCGACCCGCAAAGTGATCTATCTGGAAGATGGCGATGTAGCCACGTTGCAAACAGATTCGGTGGTGATTATCGACAAACAGGATGAAGTGGTGTCGCGCAAAATTCATCTGAGCGATGTGTCTCTGGCCTCCCTTGAGTTGGGACCATACAGCCATTTCATGCAAAAAGAAATCTACGAACAGCCACGTGCAATAAGCGATACGATTGAGGCACTGATCGATGATGGTGCTTTTAGAAGTGAATTGTTTGGCCAATCGGCAGCGGCAGTGCTGTCCAAAGTCGATAGTGTATTGATCCTCGCTGCTGGGACCAGCTATTACGCCGGGTTGACTGCAAAATACTGGCTGGAAAGTATTGCAAAGATACCCACTTCAGTAGAAATCGCCAGTGAATATCGCTATCGTGAATCGGTGCCGAATCCGAATCAATTGATTGTGACTATCTCACAGTCGGGCGAAACCCTTGACACCATGGAAGCGCTGAAGCATGCCCAAAAACTCGGCCATCGTCACAGCTTGGCGATTTGCAATGTGCAAGAAAGTGCGATTCCACGCGCATCCTCCTTAATATTCTACACGCGGGCTGGCGCTGAAATTGGCGTTGCCAGCACCAAAGCCTTCACCACCCAACTGATTGCATTATTTGTGCTTGCAGTGACACTGAGCAAAGTGCGCGGCCTGTTAACTGAAGCCCAAGAACAGCAGTATTTGTCTGACCTGCGCCAGCTAACCGGTAGCGTGCAGATTGCCTTAAATTTAGAGCCGCAGATTCGTGAATGGGCACATCGCTTTGGTGATAAAGAGCATGCATTGTTCCTTGGACGAGGCATTCACTACCCAATTGCCATGGAAGGCGCACTCAAGCTGAAAGAAATCTCTTATATTCACGCAGAGGCCTATCCAGCTGGAGAGCTGAAACACGGGCCGTTGGCTTTGGTGGATAACAATATGCCTGTCGTGGTGATTGCACCCAATGATGCGTTGCTTGAAAAAGTAAAGTCCAACATGCAAGAAGTAAAAGCGCGTGGTGGTGAATTGTTCGTGTTTGCCGATGCCGATAGCCACTTTAAAGAGTCAGAAGGCGTACATGTCATCCGCACACCGCGCCATGTTGGCGTATTGTCGCCCATTTTGCATGTGATTCCAGTGCAATTGCTGGCTTACCATGTCGCCCTACTTAAAGGCACGGATGTCGATAAACCACGAAACCTTGCTAAAAGTGTGACGGTTGAATAA
- the glmU gene encoding bifunctional UDP-N-acetylglucosamine diphosphorylase/glucosamine-1-phosphate N-acetyltransferase GlmU, whose protein sequence is MSNLNIVILAAGKGTRMQSALPKVLHAVGGKPILHHVIDAARQLQPQNITVVYGFGGELVQQQTPGTDLRWVLQAEQLGTGHAVQQALPSLPAEGKTLILLGDVPLVDVAACRAMLEHADQQLVVQTFIKADPCGYGRIVRNARDEVVGIVEHKDASEAQRQIKEVNTGIMAMPNAQLKTWLGKITNQNAQKEYYLTDIISLSVLEGRPVIPYVVKDAWSVTGINSKLDLQQIEREYQQRQANSLMTQGVTLLDAQRIDIRGALQCGRDVVIDVNCVFEGNVILEDGVYIGPHCVIRDATIAQGTQIAAFTHVDQANIGKDSKIGPFARLRPGAQLAADTHIGNFVEIKNATIGLGSKVNHLSYVGDASIGAHVNIGAGVITCNYDGANKHKTVIEDHVFVGSDTQLVAPVTVGHGATIAAGSTITKDVPAETLTLCRARGQRSIQGWKRPQKVKK, encoded by the coding sequence ATGAGTAATTTAAATATTGTAATCTTGGCAGCGGGCAAAGGCACTCGAATGCAATCTGCCCTGCCTAAAGTACTGCATGCGGTAGGTGGCAAGCCTATTTTGCATCATGTGATTGATGCGGCGAGACAATTGCAACCACAAAACATAACAGTGGTGTATGGTTTTGGTGGCGAATTAGTCCAACAACAAACACCCGGTACCGATTTGCGGTGGGTATTACAAGCTGAACAATTAGGCACTGGGCACGCAGTACAGCAGGCGTTACCGAGTTTGCCTGCCGAGGGTAAAACGCTCATTTTGCTGGGAGACGTACCTTTAGTGGATGTTGCCGCTTGTCGAGCCATGTTGGAACATGCAGACCAGCAATTGGTGGTGCAGACATTTATTAAGGCTGACCCTTGTGGTTACGGCCGCATCGTACGTAATGCGCGAGATGAGGTGGTAGGCATCGTCGAACATAAAGACGCGAGCGAGGCGCAGCGCCAAATTAAAGAGGTTAATACTGGCATTATGGCGATGCCAAATGCGCAATTGAAAACTTGGTTGGGTAAAATCACCAATCAAAACGCTCAAAAAGAATATTACCTGACGGATATCATCAGTCTATCCGTGCTTGAAGGTCGCCCAGTTATACCCTATGTGGTGAAAGATGCCTGGTCTGTTACCGGCATCAATTCGAAACTGGATCTGCAACAAATCGAACGAGAGTACCAACAGCGCCAAGCCAATTCGCTGATGACACAGGGCGTCACCTTGTTAGATGCACAGCGGATTGATATTCGGGGCGCATTGCAATGTGGTAGAGATGTGGTGATTGATGTTAACTGTGTGTTTGAGGGCAACGTCATCCTAGAAGATGGTGTGTACATTGGACCTCATTGCGTCATTCGCGATGCAACGATTGCACAAGGCACACAAATAGCCGCTTTTACGCATGTCGACCAAGCGAATATCGGCAAAGACAGTAAAATCGGCCCTTTTGCTCGCTTGCGGCCTGGCGCCCAGTTGGCGGCGGATACGCATATTGGCAATTTTGTTGAAATTAAAAATGCGACGATCGGCTTAGGCAGTAAAGTGAATCACCTGAGTTATGTGGGTGATGCCAGCATTGGCGCTCATGTCAATATTGGGGCTGGCGTCATCACCTGCAATTATGATGGTGCCAATAAACATAAAACAGTGATTGAAGATCATGTATTTGTAGGCTCAGATACCCAATTAGTGGCTCCTGTAACCGTTGGTCATGGGGCGACCATTGCAGCAGGCTCGACGATTACCAAAGATGTGCCGGCAGAGACGTTAACCTTATGCCGTGCGCGCGGGCAAAGATCAATTCAGGGATGGAAACGTCCACAAAAGGTGAAAAAATAA
- a CDS encoding F0F1 ATP synthase subunit epsilon: MANTVHIDVVSAEASIFSGEAEFVVAPAGTGEVGIYPHHAPMITTIKPGALRIKQANEQDETVIYISGGMLEVQPGLVTVLADTAIRGQDLDEAKAVAAKEAAEEALRNRSSDIDYAAAQAELAEAIAQIQAIQKLRKSVH, from the coding sequence ATGGCAAATACTGTGCATATCGATGTTGTGAGTGCCGAAGCGTCTATCTTCTCTGGTGAAGCCGAATTTGTGGTGGCACCAGCGGGAACAGGCGAAGTGGGTATTTATCCACATCACGCACCTATGATTACAACGATCAAGCCGGGTGCCTTGCGTATCAAGCAAGCTAACGAGCAAGATGAAACTGTGATTTACATTTCTGGTGGCATGTTAGAAGTGCAACCGGGGTTAGTAACAGTATTGGCAGACACAGCCATTCGTGGTCAAGATTTAGATGAAGCGAAAGCTGTTGCAGCAAAAGAAGCTGCTGAAGAAGCTTTGCGTAACCGCTCATCAGATATTGATTACGCCGCAGCACAAGCTGAGCTCGCTGAAGCAATTGCGCAAATTCAGGCAATCCAAAAATTGCGTAAATCTGTGCACTAG
- the atpD gene encoding F0F1 ATP synthase subunit beta, with amino-acid sequence MAKANQVVTGKVVQCIGAVVDVEFPRDQMPKVFDALIIEAADNNAEAGLTLEVQQQLGDGVVRTIAMGSSDGLARGTTFRNTGSAISVPVGEGTLGRIMDVLGRPIDEVGPIDSTEFRSIHQKAPAFEDLSPSVDLLETGIKVIDLVCPFAKGGKVGLFGGAGVGKTVNMLELINNIAKQHSGLSVFAGVGERTREGNDFYHEMADAGVIKLDNMKESKVAMVFGQMNEPPGNRLRVALSGLTMAEKFRDEGRDVLFFVDNIYRYTLAGTEVSALLGRMPSAVGYQPTLADEMGRLQERITSTKVGSITSIQAVYVPADDLTDPSPATTFQHLDSTVVLSRDIASLGIYPAVDPLDSTSRQLDPLVVGEEHYAVARSVQQTLQRYKELRDIIAILGMDELSPEDKLAVGRARKIQRFLSQPFHVAEVFTGAPGKYVPLKETIKGFKAIVAGEYDHLPEQAFYMVGGIEEAVEKAKTLN; translated from the coding sequence ATGGCAAAGGCAAATCAAGTAGTAACAGGTAAGGTAGTACAGTGTATTGGCGCTGTGGTTGACGTGGAGTTTCCACGTGATCAAATGCCTAAAGTGTTCGATGCATTAATCATTGAAGCAGCGGATAACAATGCAGAAGCTGGCTTAACCTTAGAAGTACAACAGCAATTGGGTGACGGCGTGGTTCGTACCATTGCCATGGGTTCTTCAGATGGTCTGGCACGCGGTACCACCTTCAGAAACACTGGCTCAGCGATTTCTGTGCCAGTCGGTGAAGGTACCTTGGGTCGTATTATGGACGTACTGGGCCGCCCAATTGATGAAGTGGGTCCAATCGACTCCACCGAGTTCCGTTCAATTCACCAAAAAGCACCTGCTTTCGAAGACTTGTCCCCTTCCGTAGATCTGTTGGAAACGGGCATCAAGGTGATTGACTTGGTCTGTCCTTTTGCTAAGGGCGGTAAAGTGGGTCTGTTCGGTGGTGCGGGTGTAGGTAAAACCGTGAACATGCTTGAACTGATTAACAACATCGCGAAACAGCACTCTGGTTTGTCAGTATTTGCCGGTGTTGGTGAGCGTACGCGTGAAGGTAATGACTTCTACCACGAGATGGCAGATGCTGGCGTCATCAAGCTAGACAACATGAAAGAGTCAAAAGTAGCTATGGTGTTCGGTCAGATGAACGAACCTCCGGGCAACCGTCTGCGCGTGGCTTTGTCTGGTTTGACCATGGCGGAAAAATTCCGTGATGAAGGCCGTGATGTCTTGTTCTTTGTGGATAACATCTACCGCTACACATTGGCTGGTACTGAAGTATCAGCGTTGCTAGGCCGTATGCCATCAGCCGTGGGTTACCAACCAACGTTGGCTGATGAAATGGGTCGTTTGCAAGAGCGTATTACCTCTACAAAAGTGGGCTCTATTACTTCTATTCAAGCCGTTTACGTGCCTGCGGATGACTTGACTGACCCATCACCAGCGACGACCTTCCAACATTTGGACTCCACCGTTGTATTGTCACGTGACATTGCATCATTGGGTATTTATCCAGCGGTTGACCCGTTAGATTCTACCTCACGCCAGTTAGACCCATTGGTTGTTGGTGAAGAGCACTACGCGGTTGCACGCAGCGTGCAGCAAACACTGCAACGCTACAAAGAACTGCGGGACATTATCGCGATTCTGGGTATGGACGAATTGTCTCCAGAAGACAAATTGGCTGTGGGTCGTGCACGTAAGATCCAACGTTTCTTGTCACAACCTTTCCACGTGGCTGAAGTGTTTACCGGCGCACCAGGTAAATACGTACCACTGAAAGAAACCATCAAAGGCTTTAAAGCCATTGTTGCTGGCGAATACGATCATCTGCCAGAGCAAGCGTTCTACATGGTGGGTGGCATTGAAGAAGCGGTTGAAAAGGCTAAAACACTGAACTAA
- the atpG gene encoding F0F1 ATP synthase subunit gamma codes for MAGSKEIRTKIKSVENTRKITKAMEMVAASKMRKAQDRMRASRPYADKIRNVAAHLSFAQSEYRHPFLIKRDVVKNVGLIVVSSDKGLCGGLNTNVLRLSLNQMKAWEAEGKGISVSAIGNKGYGFMNRIGAKVQSHITGLGDTPHLEKLIGSIKVMLDAYIAGEIDQLYICYTKFINTMKQEPTMQQLLPLTGEQLGSPNGHWDYIYEPEAQPVVDELMTRYIESLIYNAVAENMASEQSARMVAMKSASDNAKNVIGELKLVYNKARQAAITKEISEIVGGAAAVSS; via the coding sequence ATGGCAGGTAGTAAAGAGATTAGAACCAAGATCAAGAGTGTTGAAAATACACGCAAGATCACCAAAGCGATGGAGATGGTTGCCGCTTCTAAAATGCGTAAGGCGCAAGATAGAATGCGTGCTTCTCGCCCTTATGCGGACAAAATTCGCAACGTGGCGGCCCACCTCTCTTTCGCACAGTCCGAGTATCGTCATCCGTTCTTGATTAAGCGCGACGTGGTGAAAAATGTGGGTCTGATTGTTGTCAGCTCCGATAAAGGCTTGTGCGGTGGTTTGAATACAAACGTATTACGTTTGTCTTTAAACCAGATGAAAGCTTGGGAAGCGGAAGGCAAAGGGATTAGCGTTAGCGCGATCGGTAACAAAGGCTACGGCTTTATGAACCGCATCGGCGCGAAAGTGCAGTCACACATCACAGGTCTTGGTGATACGCCGCATCTAGAAAAATTGATCGGGTCGATCAAGGTGATGCTTGATGCTTACATTGCCGGTGAAATCGATCAGCTTTACATCTGCTACACCAAATTTATCAACACCATGAAGCAAGAGCCGACCATGCAACAATTGTTGCCACTGACCGGTGAGCAATTGGGTAGCCCGAACGGCCATTGGGATTATATTTATGAACCCGAAGCGCAACCGGTGGTAGATGAGTTGATGACGCGTTACATCGAATCACTGATTTATAACGCAGTGGCTGAAAACATGGCTTCTGAGCAATCTGCACGTATGGTCGCGATGAAGTCTGCTTCTGACAATGCGAAAAACGTAATTGGCGAGTTGAAATTGGTTTACAACAAAGCCCGTCAGGCGGCAATTACCAAAGAAATTTCAGAAATCGTCGGCGGTGCAGCAGCGGTCTCGTCCTAA